From the Pseudarthrobacter sp. MM222 genome, one window contains:
- a CDS encoding acyl-CoA dehydrogenase family protein translates to MYVVDLLPAEERLRYQEVRDFLQSRVRAASIDYWNREEFPFGLLAELGKYGLGGLQTDGTSKLFKGLMYVEVARADVSLSALVGIHNELIVGMIDQLGSEEQKARWLPGLTAFTQLGAFALTEPDHGSDIAGGLATTARLEDGEWVINGAKRWIGAGTIADFALVWARDVADQQIKGFIVETDRPGYTAKKISNKIGLRIMQNADIVLDEVRIPASNLLPGATDFSRANELLRDSRAWVGWQAAGIQLAAFDVARSYSLERKQFGRELARFQLIQQQLAEILGNATASLALMAQLARIQEDGKLEMVQAAMAKSTTTRLARASVAMGRSLLGGNGISTDYEMGKLFGDAEILYTYEGSYEINSLIVARAVTGKSAFV, encoded by the coding sequence ATGTATGTCGTGGACCTCCTGCCCGCGGAGGAACGCCTCCGGTACCAGGAGGTGCGGGACTTCCTGCAGTCCCGGGTCCGGGCGGCCTCGATCGACTACTGGAACCGTGAGGAGTTCCCGTTTGGTTTGCTGGCCGAGCTGGGAAAGTACGGTCTGGGCGGACTGCAGACGGACGGCACCTCCAAGCTGTTCAAGGGCTTGATGTACGTCGAGGTGGCGCGGGCAGATGTCTCGCTTTCGGCCCTGGTGGGCATCCACAACGAGCTGATTGTGGGAATGATCGACCAGCTCGGCTCGGAAGAACAGAAGGCGCGGTGGCTGCCGGGGCTCACCGCCTTCACGCAGCTCGGCGCCTTCGCGCTCACCGAGCCGGACCACGGCTCGGACATCGCCGGCGGCCTGGCCACCACCGCACGGCTGGAGGACGGCGAGTGGGTGATCAACGGTGCGAAGCGCTGGATCGGCGCCGGCACCATCGCGGACTTTGCTCTGGTCTGGGCCCGGGATGTCGCCGACCAGCAGATCAAGGGCTTCATCGTGGAGACTGACCGCCCCGGCTACACCGCCAAGAAGATTTCCAACAAAATCGGGCTCCGGATCATGCAGAATGCGGACATCGTGCTTGACGAGGTGCGGATCCCGGCGTCCAACCTGCTGCCCGGGGCCACGGACTTCTCCCGGGCCAACGAGCTGCTTCGCGATTCCCGCGCCTGGGTGGGCTGGCAGGCTGCCGGCATCCAGCTGGCCGCATTCGACGTCGCGCGGTCCTATTCGTTGGAGCGGAAACAGTTCGGCAGGGAGCTGGCGCGGTTCCAGCTCATCCAGCAGCAGCTCGCGGAAATCTTGGGCAACGCCACAGCCTCGCTTGCGCTGATGGCGCAGCTGGCCCGGATCCAGGAGGACGGCAAACTGGAGATGGTCCAGGCCGCGATGGCCAAGTCCACCACTACCCGGCTGGCCCGGGCGTCCGTGGCGATGGGCCGGTCCCTCCTGGGCGGCAACGGTATCAGCACCGACTACGAGATGGGCAAGCTCTTCGGCGATGCCGAAATCCTTTACACCTACGAGGGCAGCTACGAGATCAACTCCCTGATCGTGGCGCGGGCCGTGACCGGGAAATCGGCCTTCGTCTAA
- a CDS encoding cold-shock protein produces MATGTVKWFNAEKGFGFIAPDDGSADVFAHYSAIASSGYRSLDENQKVEFDVTQGPKGPQAENIRPL; encoded by the coding sequence ATGGCTACAGGCACAGTTAAATGGTTCAACGCCGAAAAGGGTTTTGGCTTCATTGCCCCGGATGACGGGTCGGCCGACGTTTTCGCCCACTACTCGGCAATCGCCAGCAGCGGCTACCGCTCGCTGGATGAGAACCAGAAGGTCGAGTTCGACGTCACCCAGGGCCCGAAGGGCCCGCAGGCTGAGAACATCCGCCCGCTCTAA
- a CDS encoding PEP/pyruvate-binding domain-containing protein, whose product MVAAGRTPPASSAAEDAAAAPLVIDLKEAGSAELRLVGAKALNLGKLLAAGFRVPSGFCLTTEAYDRVVPAGLADLAAQLDAAAAGPGRGDRAQPEPLQDQPVQNEGARRARELIGSSPVPPDVEAALRTAYATLGDLPDEEPAVAVRSSATAEDLPFASFAGQQDTYLGVEGADAVIDAVRLCWASLWSERAVAYRSANGVSHRDVGLAVVVQRQIDAATAGVLFTANPVTGTRTETVIDASPGAGQAVVSGTVNPDHFVLDTATAWVLHCTPGGPERGSPPSLSGVQLSELTSLGDRVQRLFGSPQDAEWVIDPAGRVWLTQSRPITTLYPLEDPSAGERAGLAAESAGGTRVYLCGSLLQGLTRPLTPMGLAVLGRVGNRNGPWTYFSPGLRMFVDLTPAMRSKLGRRYLRQVLPLADGRSAAVIPSLLEDPRFRVVKPARKFAAKGERSGRQKLSRSAERSRSAEPTAAVGLILKLGPGLVRAAVRPEAELRRAKAYGKRLEAGLAAPEPATAFQRLDHAQHLMDRAVNGLIQATLPAPATGYIMLALARRLLRGIAPPRELEAVLRGLPHNVTTEMDLELWDLARALSTDPASREAFLGRRPNELAASFRAGALPPAAQTGVRRFLARYGHRAVAEIDLGMPRWAEEPDHILGMISNYLRVEDPEQAPDRQFARAAEDAEARIRTLVERAAARSRWRARLLALALRRVRELSGLRELPKFHVVKVLAEMHRQLSRIGAELARNGSIAAPDDVFFLDFDEVRVGLRGADLWGIVADRRRLYDRELRRRHIPRILLSDGTDVEVAIMAKSPPADGLSGTPASAGTATGKVRVILDPVGAHLEPGEILVAPSTDPGWTPLFLTAGALVMEMGGVISHGSVVAREYGIPAVVGVPDATTRLRTGQMVTVDGSAGTVHQ is encoded by the coding sequence ATGGTTGCTGCCGGCCGGACTCCCCCGGCCAGTTCCGCGGCGGAAGACGCGGCAGCTGCGCCCCTCGTGATCGACCTCAAAGAGGCCGGCTCGGCGGAGTTGCGGTTGGTGGGTGCTAAAGCGCTGAACCTCGGCAAGCTCCTGGCTGCCGGCTTCCGGGTGCCGTCCGGATTTTGCTTGACGACGGAGGCCTACGACCGGGTGGTTCCGGCCGGATTGGCGGACTTGGCGGCGCAGCTCGATGCGGCGGCCGCAGGCCCCGGACGCGGCGACCGCGCACAACCTGAGCCGCTACAGGACCAGCCGGTGCAAAACGAGGGGGCGCGGCGGGCGCGGGAACTGATCGGATCTTCTCCGGTCCCGCCCGACGTGGAGGCCGCCCTCCGCACGGCCTACGCCACACTGGGCGACCTCCCGGACGAGGAGCCGGCCGTCGCTGTACGGTCTTCAGCAACGGCCGAAGACCTGCCGTTCGCCAGTTTCGCCGGCCAGCAGGACACGTATCTGGGCGTTGAGGGCGCCGATGCAGTGATCGACGCCGTCAGGCTGTGCTGGGCGTCCCTCTGGAGCGAGCGGGCCGTCGCCTACCGGTCCGCCAACGGGGTCAGCCATCGCGACGTCGGCCTCGCCGTCGTCGTCCAACGGCAGATCGACGCCGCCACCGCGGGCGTGCTGTTCACGGCCAACCCGGTCACCGGCACACGGACCGAGACGGTCATCGACGCCAGCCCGGGCGCGGGGCAGGCCGTCGTCTCCGGAACGGTCAATCCGGACCATTTCGTGCTGGATACAGCCACGGCGTGGGTTCTGCACTGCACGCCCGGCGGACCGGAGCGCGGCAGTCCACCAAGCCTCAGCGGCGTCCAGCTGAGTGAGCTTACGTCCTTGGGTGACCGCGTCCAGCGCCTGTTCGGAAGCCCGCAGGATGCGGAGTGGGTAATTGATCCTGCCGGCCGGGTTTGGCTGACCCAGTCGCGGCCAATCACCACGCTGTACCCACTGGAGGACCCGTCAGCCGGCGAACGGGCGGGATTGGCTGCCGAGTCTGCCGGCGGGACCCGCGTGTACTTGTGCGGAAGCTTGCTCCAGGGGCTCACCCGCCCGCTCACGCCGATGGGGCTCGCGGTCCTGGGCCGCGTGGGAAACCGGAACGGGCCTTGGACATACTTCAGTCCGGGGCTGCGCATGTTCGTGGACCTGACGCCGGCTATGCGCAGCAAGCTCGGCCGCCGCTACCTTCGGCAAGTCCTGCCGCTCGCGGACGGCAGGTCCGCGGCTGTTATTCCCTCGCTGCTGGAAGACCCGAGATTCCGGGTGGTAAAGCCTGCCAGAAAGTTCGCGGCCAAAGGGGAACGGTCCGGCCGCCAGAAACTGTCCCGGAGCGCGGAGCGGTCCCGGAGTGCGGAGCCGACCGCCGCCGTCGGGCTGATCCTCAAACTGGGACCGGGGCTCGTGCGGGCCGCAGTCCGACCCGAGGCGGAGCTGCGCCGGGCGAAGGCCTACGGAAAGCGGCTCGAAGCCGGACTGGCAGCGCCCGAACCTGCCACCGCTTTCCAGCGGCTCGACCACGCCCAGCACCTGATGGACCGGGCGGTCAACGGGCTGATTCAGGCCACGCTTCCCGCTCCTGCCACCGGCTACATCATGCTGGCCTTGGCCCGGAGACTGCTGCGCGGCATAGCCCCGCCCCGGGAGCTGGAAGCGGTCCTGAGGGGACTGCCCCACAACGTAACCACTGAGATGGACTTGGAACTCTGGGACCTCGCGCGCGCCCTCAGCACTGATCCGGCCTCCCGCGAGGCGTTTCTCGGGCGGCGCCCCAACGAACTCGCGGCCAGCTTCCGCGCCGGCGCCCTGCCCCCGGCGGCACAGACCGGGGTGCGCCGTTTCCTGGCACGCTACGGCCACCGCGCCGTGGCGGAAATCGACCTCGGCATGCCGCGGTGGGCCGAGGAACCGGACCATATTCTGGGCATGATCTCGAACTACCTGCGGGTAGAAGACCCGGAACAGGCACCGGACCGGCAGTTCGCCCGGGCCGCAGAAGACGCCGAAGCCCGGATCCGCACCCTTGTTGAGCGGGCCGCCGCCCGCAGCCGCTGGCGGGCACGGCTCCTGGCGCTGGCCCTGCGCCGGGTCCGCGAGCTGTCGGGTCTGCGCGAGTTGCCCAAGTTCCACGTGGTGAAGGTGCTGGCCGAAATGCACCGGCAGCTCAGTCGGATTGGCGCTGAACTTGCACGGAACGGCAGCATCGCGGCGCCCGACGACGTATTCTTCCTGGATTTCGATGAAGTCCGGGTCGGCCTGCGCGGCGCCGACCTCTGGGGCATCGTTGCGGACCGCCGCCGGCTCTACGACCGGGAACTGCGTCGCCGTCACATCCCCCGGATCCTGCTGTCCGACGGAACAGACGTCGAGGTCGCCATAATGGCGAAGTCCCCGCCAGCCGACGGCCTCTCCGGAACCCCTGCCTCGGCTGGCACGGCCACCGGAAAGGTGAGGGTGATTCTGGATCCGGTGGGCGCACACTTGGAACCCGGCGAAATCCTGGTGGCGCCCTCCACCGATCCGGGATGGACCCCGCTGTTCCTGACGGCCGGCGCCTTGGTCATGGAAATGGGCGGGGTCATCTCGCACGGCTCAGTGGTGGCCCGCGAGTACGGCATCCCCGCCGTCGTGGGCGTCCCGGACGCCACCACGCGGCTGCGCACCGGGCAGATGGTCACCGTGGACGGCTCCGCCGGCACCGTCCACCAGTGA